In Pseudomonadota bacterium, one genomic interval encodes:
- a CDS encoding NYN domain-containing protein, whose product MSEKNETRNMALFCDFENVALGVRDAKYAAFDIQKVLERLLLKGSIVVKKAYCDWDRYKEFKAAMHEAAFELIEIPHVRQSGKNSADIRMVVDALDLCYTKSHVDTFVILSGDSDFSPLVSKLRENDKVVIGVGVKNATSDLLIANCDEFIFYDDLVRESEKPRRGRRKAAAKKAGKHGAHKTEADKQQEALDLVLETVEALFKERGEQEKVWGSMVKQTLKRRKPGFDETYHGFRTFGQLLEEAQERKLLNLQLDEKSGGYIITLPSREE is encoded by the coding sequence GTGAGCGAAAAGAACGAAACCCGCAACATGGCGCTGTTCTGTGATTTCGAGAACGTGGCACTGGGCGTGCGTGATGCCAAGTATGCTGCCTTCGATATCCAGAAGGTGCTGGAACGGCTGCTGCTGAAAGGCAGCATCGTCGTGAAGAAGGCCTATTGCGACTGGGACCGCTACAAGGAATTCAAGGCGGCCATGCACGAGGCTGCCTTCGAGTTGATCGAGATACCGCATGTGCGCCAGTCGGGCAAGAACTCCGCCGATATCCGCATGGTCGTCGACGCCCTCGACCTGTGCTACACCAAGTCGCACGTGGACACCTTCGTCATCCTCAGCGGCGATTCCGACTTCTCGCCTCTGGTCAGCAAGCTGCGCGAGAACGACAAGGTGGTGATCGGGGTCGGGGTGAAGAACGCCACGTCCGACCTGCTGATCGCCAACTGCGACGAGTTCATCTTCTACGACGACCTGGTGCGCGAATCCGAAAAGCCGCGCCGCGGACGCCGCAAGGCGGCCGCGAAGAAAGCCGGCAAGCACGGTGCGCACAAGACCGAGGCCGACAAGCAGCAGGAGGCGCTCGACCTGGTGCTGGAAACGGTCGAGGCGCTGTTCAAGGAACGCGGCGAACAGGAAAAGGTCTGGGGCTCGATGGTCAAACAGACACTGAAGCGCCGCAAGCCCGGCTTCGACGAGACCTACCACGGCTTCCGCACCTTCGGACAGCTGCTGGAAGAGGCCCAGGAACGCAAGCTGCTCAATCTGCAGCTGGACGAGAAATCGGGCGGCTATATCATCACCCTGCCCAGCCGCGAGGAATAG
- a CDS encoding gluconate 2-dehydrogenase subunit 3 family protein has protein sequence MKFSRRRFLELTAAGLAAAPLGCAGPQLLEAGPTAGVLDSYLDTLLPADSAPGALALGVPAQVRFLIRSKRALVPVYNHGLAWLAEQARVRHGRHFPALALDARDALVQRLSLDQDAVLARFFHKSLHHAMMFYYSNPASWQALGLDGAPQPAGFMDYTQPPVVHG, from the coding sequence ATGAAGTTTTCCCGCCGCCGCTTCCTCGAGCTGACCGCTGCCGGCCTGGCCGCAGCACCGCTGGGCTGTGCCGGACCGCAGCTGCTGGAAGCCGGGCCGACGGCCGGGGTGCTGGACAGCTATCTCGACACCCTGCTGCCGGCGGACAGCGCGCCCGGGGCGCTGGCGCTCGGCGTGCCGGCACAGGTCCGCTTCCTGATTCGCTCCAAGCGCGCCCTGGTGCCGGTCTACAACCACGGGCTGGCGTGGCTCGCAGAACAGGCCCGGGTCCGGCACGGCCGGCATTTCCCGGCGCTTGCGCTGGACGCGCGCGATGCGCTGGTGCAGCGGCTCAGTCTGGATCAGGACGCAGTGCTGGCGCGTTTTTTCCACAAGAGTCTGCATCACGCCATGATGTTCTACTACAGCAATCCGGCGTCCTGGCAGGCGCTCGGCCTGGACGGCGCGCCGCAGCCGGCCGGCTTCATGGATTACACGCAGCCACCCGTCGTGCATGGTTGA
- a CDS encoding bifunctional sulfate adenylyltransferase/adenylylsulfate kinase — protein sequence MDHLITPHGGKLCNLIVDETRAEALKTGSGDAASITLSERQICDIELLMNGGFSPLQGFMDQATYAAVVADMRLPDGTLWSLPVTLDVPDRLAQKIEPGQQVALRDNEGFMLAVLHVSDKWQPDRRHEAERVYGTTSNEHPGVRYLLERMHPTCLGGRVEGVQLPIHYDFETLRDTPEELRHLFVKLGWRNVVAFHTCKPMHRLHREITLQAARQAQANILLHPSVGLTKPGDLHYYARVHCYQALRRHYPHNMAVLSLLPSAVRMAGPREVLHNAIIRQNYGCTHMIVGPEHAAPPGVRDDAPRYYPRYAAQQTMEQYQDELAIRMVPVQELCYAPDLDRFVEQDAHAEQGRECVRFTDTDLRVHLERGQDVPTWFSYPDVLAALRKVYPPRSRRGITLFFTGLSGSGKSTLAKILYAKFIEDGRRPVTLLDGDVVRLNLSSELGFSREHRNINVRRIGFVASEITKNGGIAICAPIAPYTAMRRDVRDTIEQYGAFIEIHVATPLAECEARDRKGLYAKARQGIIPEFTGISDPYEVPERPELRIDTTGKTPMQAAQEIMLYLLREGYIDSSDNPCDDER from the coding sequence ATGGACCACCTGATTACGCCGCACGGCGGTAAGCTGTGTAACCTGATCGTAGACGAAACTCGTGCCGAGGCACTCAAGACCGGATCCGGCGACGCCGCTTCCATCACGCTGAGCGAACGCCAGATCTGCGATATCGAGCTGCTGATGAACGGTGGCTTCTCGCCGCTGCAGGGCTTCATGGATCAGGCGACCTACGCGGCGGTGGTCGCAGACATGCGCCTGCCGGACGGGACGCTCTGGTCGTTGCCGGTGACGCTGGATGTGCCCGACCGGCTGGCGCAGAAGATCGAGCCCGGCCAGCAGGTGGCGCTGCGTGACAATGAAGGCTTCATGCTGGCAGTACTGCATGTCAGCGACAAGTGGCAGCCGGATCGCCGGCACGAGGCCGAACGGGTGTACGGCACGACCTCCAACGAGCATCCGGGCGTGCGCTACCTGCTGGAACGCATGCATCCGACCTGCCTCGGCGGCAGGGTCGAAGGGGTGCAGCTGCCGATCCACTACGATTTCGAGACCCTGCGCGACACCCCGGAGGAATTGCGCCACCTGTTCGTCAAGCTGGGCTGGCGCAATGTGGTGGCGTTTCATACCTGTAAGCCGATGCACCGCCTGCACCGCGAGATCACCCTGCAGGCCGCACGCCAGGCACAGGCGAATATCCTGCTGCATCCCTCTGTCGGCCTGACCAAGCCGGGCGATCTGCACTATTACGCACGGGTACACTGCTACCAGGCGCTGCGCCGGCACTATCCGCACAATATGGCGGTACTGTCGCTGTTGCCGTCGGCCGTGCGCATGGCCGGGCCGCGCGAGGTGCTGCACAATGCCATCATCCGCCAGAACTACGGCTGCACCCACATGATCGTCGGACCCGAGCACGCCGCGCCACCGGGCGTCCGCGACGATGCCCCGCGCTACTATCCGCGCTACGCCGCTCAGCAGACGATGGAGCAGTACCAGGACGAACTGGCCATCCGCATGGTGCCGGTGCAAGAGCTTTGCTATGCGCCGGACCTGGATCGGTTCGTCGAGCAGGACGCGCATGCCGAACAGGGCCGGGAGTGTGTGCGCTTCACCGACACCGACCTGCGGGTGCACCTGGAACGTGGCCAGGATGTGCCGACCTGGTTCTCCTATCCGGACGTACTGGCGGCGCTGCGCAAGGTATACCCGCCGCGCAGCCGCCGGGGCATCACGCTGTTCTTCACCGGCCTGTCGGGTTCCGGCAAATCGACGCTGGCGAAGATCCTGTATGCGAAATTCATCGAGGACGGCCGGCGTCCGGTGACCCTGCTCGACGGCGACGTGGTGCGGCTCAACCTGTCCAGCGAACTGGGCTTTTCGCGCGAACATCGCAATATCAACGTGCGCCGTATCGGTTTTGTTGCCAGTGAGATCACCAAGAACGGCGGCATCGCGATCTGCGCGCCGATCGCACCCTACACCGCGATGCGGCGCGACGTGCGCGATACCATCGAGCAGTACGGCGCCTTCATCGAGATCCACGTGGCGACGCCGCTGGCAGAATGCGAGGCACGTGACCGGAAGGGCTTATATGCCAAGGCGCGGCAGGGCATAATTCCGGAATTTACCGGCATCAGCGATCCGTACGAGGTGCCCGAGCGTCCGGAGTTGAGGATCGACACCACCGGCAAGACCCCGATGCAGGCAGCCCAGGAGATCATGCTCTACCTGCTGCGCGAGGGCTATATCGACAGCTCGGACAACCCGTGCGACGACGAGCGCTAG
- a CDS encoding BatD family protein, with amino-acid sequence MKTGLTHLLLTWLILHCALAAAAGMDAWLDRTRIAAGESVQLTLELPGQVNDRPDTAPLEHDFDVLGVSSGSRVTIINGRSDARTSWTITLSPRHTGTLTVPALRVGAAQSAALTLLVDAAPATAGTGTGTDTDADIFIETEQAPARPYVQGEVHYTVRLLHAVPLRSGQLSEPAADTVLVQRLGEDRSYATTRNGRRYEVIERRYALFPQASGGLDLPAPVFDGEVPDTGRRRASPLSKFFGNDPFFGRAPFDDLLTPTRRVRVRGDAVRLDVQPRPDAATGSDWLPARQLQLTGHWEPAAGDARVGEPLTLQLEVTAQGLTGGQLPGLAPAAVAGFDIYPDQAQRETDAQESGVTGHLQQKIAFIPRRAGTFTLPALTLHWWDTGADRERVATLPERVVQILPGAQPAAQPPPMSAQEIAAAAPIPALAATAPVPVAAGPWPWVSALLAGGWLLTLLVWGWQARRRRTAAPPRPAPGGHDRVTTLRRRFRAACAAGDAAAARRNLLDWAAAHWRDDPPSGLQALAERLDDPATRSALAELDRAVYRAGTAWDGARLAARLQQLPVPPARSGRDDTVLAPLYPHPVAPPHG; translated from the coding sequence ATGAAGACTGGACTGACACATTTGTTGTTGACCTGGCTGATCCTGCACTGCGCCCTGGCCGCAGCGGCAGGGATGGATGCGTGGCTCGACCGTACCCGCATCGCCGCGGGCGAGTCGGTGCAGCTCACGCTGGAGCTGCCGGGGCAGGTCAATGACCGGCCCGACACCGCGCCGCTGGAACACGACTTCGACGTGCTCGGTGTTTCCAGTGGCAGCCGCGTGACCATCATCAACGGCCGCAGCGACGCGCGTACCAGCTGGACGATCACCCTGAGTCCGCGTCATACGGGCACGCTGACCGTGCCTGCCCTGCGGGTCGGCGCTGCCCAGAGCGCGGCACTGACACTGCTGGTGGATGCCGCCCCGGCGACCGCCGGCACCGGCACCGGAACTGACACCGACGCCGACATCTTCATCGAGACCGAGCAGGCACCGGCGCGTCCTTACGTGCAGGGCGAGGTGCACTACACGGTACGCCTGCTGCACGCCGTCCCCCTGCGCTCCGGTCAGCTCAGTGAACCCGCCGCGGACACGGTGCTGGTGCAGCGGCTGGGCGAGGACCGCAGCTACGCCACGACGCGCAACGGCCGGCGCTACGAGGTGATCGAGCGACGCTACGCCCTGTTCCCGCAGGCAAGCGGCGGGCTCGATCTGCCGGCACCGGTATTCGACGGCGAGGTGCCCGACACCGGGCGGCGCCGGGCGAGTCCGCTGTCGAAGTTCTTCGGCAACGATCCCTTCTTCGGCCGCGCCCCCTTCGATGACCTGCTGACACCGACGCGCCGGGTGCGCGTGCGCGGCGATGCCGTCCGGCTCGACGTGCAGCCACGACCGGATGCAGCGACCGGCAGCGACTGGCTGCCGGCAAGGCAGCTGCAACTCACCGGCCACTGGGAACCTGCCGCCGGTGACGCCCGGGTCGGCGAGCCGCTCACCCTGCAGCTCGAGGTTACCGCGCAGGGACTGACCGGCGGGCAGCTGCCGGGGCTCGCGCCGGCGGCCGTGGCGGGTTTCGATATTTATCCCGACCAGGCCCAGCGTGAAACCGACGCGCAGGAGAGCGGCGTGACCGGTCACCTGCAACAGAAGATCGCCTTCATCCCGCGCCGGGCCGGCACCTTCACCCTGCCGGCGCTGACGCTGCACTGGTGGGATACCGGGGCGGATCGCGAGCGGGTTGCCACCCTCCCGGAGCGGGTAGTGCAGATACTCCCGGGAGCGCAGCCGGCGGCACAGCCACCGCCGATGTCTGCGCAGGAGATTGCCGCTGCCGCGCCCATCCCGGCACTGGCCGCCACCGCACCGGTACCGGTCGCGGCCGGACCGTGGCCATGGGTGAGTGCGCTGCTCGCCGGTGGCTGGCTGCTGACCCTGCTGGTCTGGGGCTGGCAGGCACGGCGCCGCCGCACGGCGGCGCCACCACGGCCGGCGCCGGGCGGCCACGACCGGGTGACGACGCTGCGTCGGCGTTTCCGGGCCGCCTGTGCCGCGGGTGACGCGGCCGCGGCGCGCCGCAACCTGCTCGACTGGGCGGCCGCGCACTGGCGGGACGACCCGCCATCCGGCTTGCAGGCGCTGGCGGAGCGACTGGACGATCCCGCTACGCGGAGTGCGCTGGCTGAACTCGATCGTGCCGTCTATCGAGCCGGCACCGCCTGGGATGGTGCGCGGCTGGCGGCACGCCTGCAGCAGCTGCCGGTGCCGCCGGCGCGCAGCGGCCGGGACGACACCGTCCTGGCGCCGCTGTATCCGCACCCGGTCGCGCCGCCGCACGGCTGA
- a CDS encoding GMC family oxidoreductase, translated as MVERAHEVVIVGAGAGGGSVAYGLARAGVRVLVLEAGPRFDPASDFRLDLPDWELQRFPHRPDSRGSYSYAELQPLDPQRQHLRSYNIHNGRMVPGERRHAYGYHHVRGVGGSTLHFTGEAHRLNPRAMQLYSDYGVGADWPLEYAELEPWYELAEQVAGVAGPERTAQRPRRTPCPFPAHPASYASRKLAAGAAALGWNWEPNTLAVLPRPHAGRPACNYCLQCNRGCPRGDKGSADVTFLRAAVATGRCTIRPGVQVTRLLAGADDRVNGLVCVEEGSERRIDTPVIVLSAGSVESPRLLLASDGLGNDSGQVGRNFLETLSWTSIGLHPEALGSHRGLPADSICWDFNAPDAIPGVVGGLRLTPAVGEADLAGPLNYATRVAGGWGLRHRQRMRACFGRALGVGAIGECLPDTGSYVDLDPYRQDAAGMPLARIHSHLGDMAVHRLDFMAGRCRELLIASGVDTLIEEFGSYDLFSATHVFGTCRMGRDPEQSVVDAGCRSHRWRNLYVVDGSVFPSSGGGESPSLTIAALGLRAADRIRAGA; from the coding sequence ATGGTTGAGCGCGCGCATGAGGTGGTGATCGTGGGTGCCGGTGCCGGCGGCGGCAGTGTCGCCTATGGTTTGGCGCGGGCCGGCGTGCGGGTGCTGGTGCTCGAGGCCGGGCCGCGGTTCGATCCGGCCAGCGACTTCCGTCTCGATCTGCCGGACTGGGAGCTGCAGCGTTTCCCGCACCGGCCGGATTCGCGCGGCAGCTACAGTTACGCCGAGCTGCAGCCGCTGGATCCGCAGCGTCAGCACCTGCGCTCCTACAACATTCACAACGGCCGCATGGTGCCGGGTGAACGGCGTCATGCCTATGGCTATCACCATGTGCGCGGTGTCGGCGGCAGTACCCTGCACTTCACCGGCGAGGCGCACCGCCTGAATCCCCGCGCCATGCAGTTGTACAGCGACTACGGCGTCGGTGCCGACTGGCCGCTGGAATATGCCGAACTCGAGCCCTGGTACGAGCTGGCGGAGCAGGTCGCCGGCGTCGCCGGTCCCGAGCGTACCGCGCAGCGGCCGCGCCGCACGCCCTGTCCGTTCCCGGCGCATCCCGCGTCGTATGCCAGCCGCAAGCTGGCAGCCGGCGCAGCGGCGCTGGGCTGGAACTGGGAACCGAACACGCTGGCGGTGCTGCCGCGTCCGCACGCGGGACGGCCCGCCTGCAATTACTGCCTGCAATGCAATCGCGGCTGTCCGCGCGGCGACAAGGGCAGCGCGGATGTCACCTTCCTGCGCGCTGCCGTGGCCACCGGGCGTTGCACGATCCGTCCCGGGGTGCAGGTCACCCGCCTGCTCGCTGGCGCCGATGACCGGGTGAACGGGCTGGTATGCGTTGAGGAGGGGAGTGAACGGCGCATCGACACCCCGGTGATCGTCCTGAGCGCCGGCAGTGTCGAAAGCCCGCGCCTGCTGCTGGCCTCCGACGGTCTCGGCAACGACAGCGGGCAGGTCGGTCGCAACTTCCTGGAAACCCTGAGCTGGACCAGCATCGGTCTGCACCCGGAGGCGCTCGGCAGCCACCGTGGCCTGCCCGCGGACAGCATCTGCTGGGATTTCAATGCGCCGGATGCCATACCCGGGGTAGTCGGCGGCCTGCGCCTGACACCTGCTGTCGGGGAGGCCGACCTGGCGGGGCCGCTCAACTATGCCACGCGCGTTGCCGGCGGCTGGGGGCTGCGCCACAGGCAGCGGATGCGTGCCTGCTTCGGGCGCGCGCTCGGGGTGGGCGCGATCGGGGAATGTTTACCGGATACAGGTAGTTACGTTGATCTCGATCCCTATCGGCAGGACGCCGCCGGGATGCCGCTGGCGCGTATCCACAGCCATCTCGGTGACATGGCGGTACACCGCCTCGATTTCATGGCAGGTCGCTGCCGCGAGTTGCTCATCGCCAGCGGAGTGGATACGCTGATCGAGGAATTCGGCAGTTATGACCTGTTCAGCGCGACGCATGTGTTCGGTACCTGCCGCATGGGGCGTGACCCGGAACAGTCCGTGGTCGACGCCGGCTGTCGCAGTCACCGCTGGCGCAACCTCTACGTCGTCGACGGCAGCGTGTTTCCCAGTTCGGGCGGCGGCGAGTCGCCTTCGCTGACCATCGCGGCGCTGGGCCTGCGCGCAGCCGACCGGATCCGGGCAGGGGCTTGA
- a CDS encoding VWA domain-containing protein, protein MSEFHFLRPAWLLALVPAVVLLTLLWRRRADGAGWRTCVAPALLAHLLLDADRPLHRLPLLLLGAGWLLAVVALAGPVWERQPATLYRAPADRVIVLDMSPSMASADLQPDRLSRARLALRGLLSQLREGRTALVVFGAEPHVVAPLTDDVATIEALLPALSVDILPVAGDQAGPALRLAGALLQRVHSTQGTVLLVSDGVADTADSLQAVRDLRRAGVRVSVLGIGTTNGAPVPAAGGFATAADGGLELARLDETGLAALASAGGGHYQRLGDGMPVTLLATAVARDPAQAAGTAQGVERWVERGPWLLLPLLLLAAAGYRRGWLGLLLILVLPPPPAQAFGWQDLWLRPDQQAARLLARGDAGAAAARFENPDWRAMARYRAGDYAAAADGFTGTAPDSLYNRATALARAGRLQEALTAYDTVLQRDAGHTDARHNRELVARLLQDQQQSAGQQHGSGQDQPDSGQGQQSGQSGQSDNTGTSGSQVATQSGADRQAGGAGAQERQASAAQTGPPEPQSESASQQPSAQPGAQGQDAAAVPQTGGAPGADEQQNAGKDGGEPQATAQAHDNTAPDRAGGDDAHEAAAPEPAGSGAPTGQPEQPAASTPPAERPPDSAQRARADVSGAGAAPGRAAGAATETPDTEQDIAMEQWLRQIPDDPAGLLRRKFMVEHLLRQQGQSTP, encoded by the coding sequence ATGAGTGAATTCCACTTCCTGCGCCCCGCCTGGCTGCTCGCGCTCGTCCCGGCTGTGGTGCTGTTGACGCTGCTGTGGCGGCGCCGCGCTGACGGCGCCGGCTGGCGGACTTGCGTCGCACCCGCGCTGCTGGCGCACCTGCTGCTGGATGCGGACCGCCCGCTGCACCGGTTGCCGCTGCTGCTGCTCGGCGCGGGCTGGCTGCTGGCCGTGGTCGCCCTGGCCGGGCCGGTCTGGGAGCGTCAGCCGGCAACGCTCTACCGGGCACCGGCGGACCGCGTCATCGTGCTCGACATGTCGCCGTCCATGGCGAGCGCTGACCTGCAGCCCGACCGGTTGTCGCGTGCACGCCTGGCGCTGCGCGGCCTGTTGTCGCAACTGCGGGAAGGACGCACCGCACTGGTGGTGTTCGGCGCCGAACCGCACGTGGTGGCGCCGCTGACCGACGACGTGGCCACGATCGAAGCCCTGCTGCCGGCACTGTCCGTCGACATCCTGCCGGTCGCCGGCGATCAGGCTGGCCCGGCACTGCGGCTGGCCGGCGCCCTGCTGCAGCGCGTGCACAGTACCCAGGGCACCGTGCTGCTGGTGAGCGACGGCGTGGCGGACACCGCCGACAGCCTGCAGGCCGTGCGGGATCTGCGCCGCGCCGGTGTGCGGGTATCGGTGCTGGGCATCGGCACCACGAACGGCGCGCCGGTTCCGGCAGCCGGCGGTTTTGCCACGGCTGCTGATGGCGGCCTGGAACTCGCGCGGCTCGACGAGACCGGTCTCGCGGCACTGGCGTCCGCCGGCGGCGGACACTATCAGCGCCTCGGCGACGGCATGCCCGTGACCCTGCTCGCCACGGCAGTTGCACGCGATCCCGCGCAGGCTGCGGGGACTGCGCAGGGCGTGGAACGCTGGGTGGAGCGCGGACCCTGGCTGTTGCTGCCGCTGCTGCTGCTGGCCGCGGCCGGCTATCGTCGCGGCTGGCTGGGTCTGCTGCTGATCCTGGTGTTGCCGCCGCCGCCGGCCCAGGCCTTCGGCTGGCAGGACCTGTGGCTGCGGCCCGATCAGCAGGCCGCACGCCTGCTGGCCCGGGGCGACGCGGGTGCGGCCGCCGCGCGGTTCGAGAATCCGGACTGGCGCGCCATGGCCAGATACCGGGCCGGTGACTACGCGGCCGCGGCCGACGGCTTCACCGGCACTGCACCGGACAGTCTCTACAACCGTGCGACCGCGCTCGCCCGCGCCGGCCGCCTGCAGGAGGCGCTGACGGCCTACGACACGGTGCTGCAGCGCGATGCCGGACACACGGATGCGCGCCACAACCGCGAACTGGTAGCCCGCTTGCTGCAAGATCAGCAGCAGTCAGCCGGTCAGCAGCATGGGAGCGGCCAGGATCAACCGGATTCCGGTCAGGGGCAGCAGTCAGGTCAGTCGGGACAATCGGACAATACGGGCACGTCCGGATCCCAGGTTGCGACTCAGTCAGGCGCAGACCGGCAGGCGGGCGGCGCCGGCGCGCAGGAGCGGCAGGCGTCCGCGGCGCAGACCGGTCCGCCGGAACCGCAGAGCGAATCAGCGTCGCAGCAACCGTCAGCGCAACCGGGGGCGCAGGGTCAGGACGCCGCCGCTGTACCACAGACCGGCGGCGCGCCCGGGGCGGACGAGCAGCAGAACGCCGGCAAGGACGGGGGTGAACCGCAGGCCACGGCGCAGGCGCATGACAACACGGCGCCGGACCGTGCCGGTGGGGATGATGCCCACGAGGCGGCCGCGCCGGAGCCGGCCGGCTCCGGCGCACCAACCGGCCAACCGGAACAGCCCGCCGCGTCGACCCCGCCGGCGGAGCGACCCCCGGATTCGGCACAGCGTGCCCGCGCGGATGTGAGCGGGGCGGGTGCAGCACCGGGCCGTGCGGCGGGTGCCGCAACGGAGACGCCCGACACCGAACAGGACATTGCCATGGAACAATGGCTGCGCCAGATCCCGGACGATCCAGCCGGGCTGTTGCGGCGCAAGTTCATGGTCGAGCACCTGCTCCGACAACAGGGACAAAGCACACCATGA
- a CDS encoding UDP-glucose/GDP-mannose dehydrogenase family protein, with amino-acid sequence MNVVMIGSGYVGLVSGACFAEFGADVTCIDVDQGKIDRLNQGIMPIYEPGLDDLVARNVAAGRLKFTTSYTPAVSEADLVFIAVGTPTRRGDGHADLVYVYDAARQIATHLSGYTVIVDKSTVPVGTARQVERIVREENPTADFDVASNPEFLREGAAIGDFMRPDRVVLGVESARAEKLLRELYRPINLIEAPIMVTNRESAELVKYASNAFLATKISFINEISTLCEQVGADVHAVAKGMGMDKRIGGKFLHPGPGYGGSCFPKDTTALIRIAQEHGASCRIVEAAVEVNAAQKARMVKKIREAFGGSEAGKTIAVLGLTFKPETDDMRDAPALAIIPNLIDKGAEVRAHDPQGVTEAKKLLPEKVRYFEDVYAMVEGADACVLMTEWNEYRGLDIERVKSLMRGNVFVDLRNVYEQETMQEYGFEYTCVGRSGRG; translated from the coding sequence ATGAATGTTGTCATGATTGGTTCCGGATACGTCGGCCTGGTGTCCGGCGCCTGTTTCGCCGAGTTCGGCGCCGATGTCACCTGCATCGACGTCGACCAGGGCAAGATCGACCGCCTGAATCAGGGCATCATGCCGATCTATGAGCCCGGGCTGGATGACCTGGTGGCGCGCAACGTCGCCGCCGGGCGCCTGAAATTCACCACCAGCTACACGCCGGCCGTGAGCGAGGCCGATCTGGTCTTCATTGCCGTGGGCACCCCGACCCGGCGCGGCGACGGCCATGCCGACCTGGTGTATGTCTATGACGCGGCCCGCCAGATCGCCACGCACCTGTCCGGTTATACCGTCATCGTCGACAAGTCGACCGTGCCGGTCGGCACCGCGCGCCAGGTCGAGCGCATCGTCCGCGAGGAGAATCCGACGGCCGATTTCGACGTGGCCTCGAACCCGGAATTCCTGCGCGAGGGTGCGGCGATTGGTGACTTCATGCGTCCGGACCGGGTGGTGCTGGGCGTGGAAAGCGCGCGCGCCGAGAAATTGCTGCGCGAGCTGTACCGCCCGATCAACCTGATCGAGGCGCCGATCATGGTGACGAACCGCGAGAGCGCCGAGCTGGTAAAGTATGCTTCCAATGCCTTCCTTGCGACCAAGATCAGTTTCATCAACGAGATCTCCACGCTCTGCGAACAGGTCGGTGCCGATGTGCATGCGGTGGCGAAGGGCATGGGTATGGACAAGCGCATCGGCGGCAAATTCCTCCATCCCGGTCCCGGCTACGGCGGTTCCTGTTTCCCCAAGGACACCACGGCCCTGATCCGGATCGCCCAGGAGCATGGCGCCTCCTGCCGCATCGTCGAGGCCGCAGTGGAAGTGAACGCGGCGCAGAAGGCGCGCATGGTGAAGAAGATCCGCGAGGCGTTTGGCGGCAGCGAGGCCGGCAAGACCATCGCCGTGCTCGGCCTGACCTTCAAGCCCGAGACCGATGACATGCGCGATGCCCCCGCGCTGGCGATCATTCCGAACCTGATCGACAAGGGTGCCGAGGTGCGCGCCCACGATCCGCAGGGCGTGACGGAGGCGAAGAAACTGCTGCCGGAGAAGGTGCGGTATTTCGAGGATGTCTATGCCATGGTCGAGGGTGCGGATGCCTGTGTGCTGATGACCGAGTGGAACGAATACCGCGGGCTCGATATCGAGCGCGTCAAGTCCTTGATGAGAGGCAACGTGTTTGTCGATCTGCGCAACGTCTACGAACAAGAGACCATGCAGGAGTACGGCTTCGAATACACCTGCGTCGGCAGGAGCGGCCGGGGTTGA